A stretch of Astyanax mexicanus isolate ESR-SI-001 chromosome 21, AstMex3_surface, whole genome shotgun sequence DNA encodes these proteins:
- the mdh1b gene encoding putative malate dehydrogenase 1B isoform X1 — translation MAKFVLAGRADCPHYAKTELLADLLQKILPDFHIHKICVHPSDWQDWLEGTCSSNGWKHESSPIVWRELIDRGGKGMLLGGFSDFLEHVQGYYGITSDMGSEQMMKIAAENLQVTEVLMEEAARQNQSLQVFHIWITGALSPTCYSLIPKLFTTELIRDISTISLHLLDVNSSEESLLGLKMETEDLALSQLHEVTVHSDMTWAFQSADLILFLDDWPSNSETPVEQGDKDHMVSQVAERFRSYGRLVEANAQKDVRVMVAGDSYVNLKCSLLIENAPSVDPCRFVAMATQLEYEARAQLAEKLSVKTTDITDIIVWGNISGSSHVDLQRAKVFRYKGSIWGPTGFSQQVLEMIYDKKWLETDFLSLVALRRRAISLKTNRTAANSATNGILAVLNAWSNCYSSREVFSLGVVSSGNFGVPAGLVFSVPVKFHNGDWSVCSDITINDELRSKLGVAINELLVEKNTADGVMKNDPVN, via the exons ATGGCTAAGTTTGTGCTAGCAG GGAGGGCAGACTGCCCACACTATGCTAAGACTGAACTGCTGGCAGACCTGCTGCAGAAGATCCTGCCAGATTTCCACATTCACAAGATCTGTGTTCACCCCAGTGACTGGCAG GACTGGCTCGAAGGAACGTGTTCATCAAATGGGTGGAAGCATGAGAGCAGTCCCATAGTGTGGAGAGAGCTGATTGACCGAGGGGGCAAGGGGATGCTTCTTGGGGGGTTCAGTGATTTTTTGGAACATGTACAG GGCTACTATGGTATCACCTCCGATATGGGATCTGAGCAAATGATGAAGATTGCAGCAGAGAATCTGCAGGTGACTGAGGTGCTCATGGAGGAGGCGGCTCGCCAAAATCAGTCACTTCAAGTGTTTCACATCTGGATCACCGG TGCTCTAAGCCCCACTTGCTACAGTCTCATCCCAAAGCTCTTCACCACTGAACTGATCAGGGACATCTCCACCATCAGCCTCCATCTTTTGGACGTGAATAGTAGTGAAGAATCTCTACTGGGTCTTAAAATGGAGACTGAGGACTTGGCCCTGTCTCAGCTCCACGAGGTCACTGTTCACTCTGACATGACCTGGGCCTtccagtcagctgacctcatccTCTTTCTAGATGACTGGCCATCAAATTCTGAGACACCAGTAGAGCAGGGTGACAAGGACCACATGGTGAGCCAGGTGGCAGAGCGGTTTCGATCCTACGGCCGCCTTGTTGAGGCCAATGCGCAGAAGGACGTCAGGGTGATGGTGGCGGGAGACTCGTACGTCAACCTGAAGTGTTCTCTGCTGATTGAGAACGCACCCTCAGTCGACCCCTGTCGCTTTGTGGCAATGGCAACACAGCTGGAGTACGAGGCGAGGGCTCAACTGGCAGAGAAGCTGTCAGTGAAGACCACAG ACATCACTGACATTATCGTTTGGGGCAATATCAGTGGCAGTTCCCATGTTGACCTACAGAGGGCGAAGGTTTTCAGATATAAGGGGTCCATCTGGGGGCCCACAGGCTTTTCTCAGCAAGTATTGGAGATGATTTATGATAA AAAATGGCTGGAGACTGACTTTCTGAGCTTAGTTGCCTTGAGAAGACGTGCTATTTCCCTCAAGACAAACAGGACTGCAGCAAATTCGGCAACCAATGGAATCCTTGCAGTTCTTAATGCTTGGAGCAACTGTTACTCTTCTAGGGAAGTCTTCTCACTGGGTGTAGTCAGTTCAG GAAACTTCGGTGTTCCCGCTGGGCTGGTTTTCTCTGTTCCTGTGAAATTTCACAACGGcgactggtcagtgtgctcagaTATCACCATAAATGATGAGCTGAGGAGTAAACTGGGAGTTGCCATCAACGAGCTTTTAGTG GAAAAGAACACTGCAGATGGAGTAATGAAGAATGATCCAGTTAACTGA
- the mdh1b gene encoding putative malate dehydrogenase 1B isoform X3 — MLLGGFSDFLEHVQGYYGITSDMGSEQMMKIAAENLQVTEVLMEEAARQNQSLQVFHIWITGALSPTCYSLIPKLFTTELIRDISTISLHLLDVNSSEESLLGLKMETEDLALSQLHEVTVHSDMTWAFQSADLILFLDDWPSNSETPVEQGDKDHMVSQVAERFRSYGRLVEANAQKDVRVMVAGDSYVNLKCSLLIENAPSVDPCRFVAMATQLEYEARAQLAEKLSVKTTDITDIIVWGNISGSSHVDLQRAKVFRYKGSIWGPTGFSQQVLEMIYDKKWLETDFLSLVALRRRAISLKTNRTAANSATNGILAVLNAWSNCYSSREVFSLGVVSSGNFGVPAGLVFSVPVKFHNGDWSVCSDITINDELRSKLGVAINELLVEKNTADGVMKNDPVN; from the exons ATGCTTCTTGGGGGGTTCAGTGATTTTTTGGAACATGTACAG GGCTACTATGGTATCACCTCCGATATGGGATCTGAGCAAATGATGAAGATTGCAGCAGAGAATCTGCAGGTGACTGAGGTGCTCATGGAGGAGGCGGCTCGCCAAAATCAGTCACTTCAAGTGTTTCACATCTGGATCACCGG TGCTCTAAGCCCCACTTGCTACAGTCTCATCCCAAAGCTCTTCACCACTGAACTGATCAGGGACATCTCCACCATCAGCCTCCATCTTTTGGACGTGAATAGTAGTGAAGAATCTCTACTGGGTCTTAAAATGGAGACTGAGGACTTGGCCCTGTCTCAGCTCCACGAGGTCACTGTTCACTCTGACATGACCTGGGCCTtccagtcagctgacctcatccTCTTTCTAGATGACTGGCCATCAAATTCTGAGACACCAGTAGAGCAGGGTGACAAGGACCACATGGTGAGCCAGGTGGCAGAGCGGTTTCGATCCTACGGCCGCCTTGTTGAGGCCAATGCGCAGAAGGACGTCAGGGTGATGGTGGCGGGAGACTCGTACGTCAACCTGAAGTGTTCTCTGCTGATTGAGAACGCACCCTCAGTCGACCCCTGTCGCTTTGTGGCAATGGCAACACAGCTGGAGTACGAGGCGAGGGCTCAACTGGCAGAGAAGCTGTCAGTGAAGACCACAG ACATCACTGACATTATCGTTTGGGGCAATATCAGTGGCAGTTCCCATGTTGACCTACAGAGGGCGAAGGTTTTCAGATATAAGGGGTCCATCTGGGGGCCCACAGGCTTTTCTCAGCAAGTATTGGAGATGATTTATGATAA AAAATGGCTGGAGACTGACTTTCTGAGCTTAGTTGCCTTGAGAAGACGTGCTATTTCCCTCAAGACAAACAGGACTGCAGCAAATTCGGCAACCAATGGAATCCTTGCAGTTCTTAATGCTTGGAGCAACTGTTACTCTTCTAGGGAAGTCTTCTCACTGGGTGTAGTCAGTTCAG GAAACTTCGGTGTTCCCGCTGGGCTGGTTTTCTCTGTTCCTGTGAAATTTCACAACGGcgactggtcagtgtgctcagaTATCACCATAAATGATGAGCTGAGGAGTAAACTGGGAGTTGCCATCAACGAGCTTTTAGTG GAAAAGAACACTGCAGATGGAGTAATGAAGAATGATCCAGTTAACTGA
- the mdh1b gene encoding putative malate dehydrogenase 1B isoform X4, which produces MAKFVLAGRADCPHYAKTELLADLLQKILPDFHIHKICVHPSDWQDWLEGTCSSNGWKHESSPIVWRELIDRGGKGMLLGGFSDFLEHVQGYYGITSDMGSEQMMKIAAENLQVTEVLMEEAARQNQSLQVFHIWITGALSPTCYSLIPKLFTTELIRDISTISLHLLDVNSSEESLLGLKMETEDLALSQLHEVTVHSDMTWAFQSADLILFLDDWPSNSETPVEQGDKDHMVSQVAERFRSYGRLVEANAQKDVRVMVAGDSYVNLKCSLLIENAPSVDPCRFVAMATQLEYEARAQLAEKLSVKTTDITDIIVWGNISGSSHVDLQRAKVFRYKGSIWGPTGFSQQVLEMIYDKKLRCSRWAGFLCSCEISQRRLVSVLRYHHK; this is translated from the exons ATGGCTAAGTTTGTGCTAGCAG GGAGGGCAGACTGCCCACACTATGCTAAGACTGAACTGCTGGCAGACCTGCTGCAGAAGATCCTGCCAGATTTCCACATTCACAAGATCTGTGTTCACCCCAGTGACTGGCAG GACTGGCTCGAAGGAACGTGTTCATCAAATGGGTGGAAGCATGAGAGCAGTCCCATAGTGTGGAGAGAGCTGATTGACCGAGGGGGCAAGGGGATGCTTCTTGGGGGGTTCAGTGATTTTTTGGAACATGTACAG GGCTACTATGGTATCACCTCCGATATGGGATCTGAGCAAATGATGAAGATTGCAGCAGAGAATCTGCAGGTGACTGAGGTGCTCATGGAGGAGGCGGCTCGCCAAAATCAGTCACTTCAAGTGTTTCACATCTGGATCACCGG TGCTCTAAGCCCCACTTGCTACAGTCTCATCCCAAAGCTCTTCACCACTGAACTGATCAGGGACATCTCCACCATCAGCCTCCATCTTTTGGACGTGAATAGTAGTGAAGAATCTCTACTGGGTCTTAAAATGGAGACTGAGGACTTGGCCCTGTCTCAGCTCCACGAGGTCACTGTTCACTCTGACATGACCTGGGCCTtccagtcagctgacctcatccTCTTTCTAGATGACTGGCCATCAAATTCTGAGACACCAGTAGAGCAGGGTGACAAGGACCACATGGTGAGCCAGGTGGCAGAGCGGTTTCGATCCTACGGCCGCCTTGTTGAGGCCAATGCGCAGAAGGACGTCAGGGTGATGGTGGCGGGAGACTCGTACGTCAACCTGAAGTGTTCTCTGCTGATTGAGAACGCACCCTCAGTCGACCCCTGTCGCTTTGTGGCAATGGCAACACAGCTGGAGTACGAGGCGAGGGCTCAACTGGCAGAGAAGCTGTCAGTGAAGACCACAG ACATCACTGACATTATCGTTTGGGGCAATATCAGTGGCAGTTCCCATGTTGACCTACAGAGGGCGAAGGTTTTCAGATATAAGGGGTCCATCTGGGGGCCCACAGGCTTTTCTCAGCAAGTATTGGAGATGATTTATGATAA GAAACTTCGGTGTTCCCGCTGGGCTGGTTTTCTCTGTTCCTGTGAAATTTCACAACGGcgactggtcagtgtgctcagaTATCACCATAAATGA
- the mdh1b gene encoding putative malate dehydrogenase 1B isoform X2, giving the protein MAKFVLAGRADCPHYAKTELLADLLQKILPDFHIHKICVHPSDWQDWLEGTCSSNGWKHESSPIVWRELIDRGGKGMLLGGFSDFLEHVQGYYGITSDMGSEQMMKIAAENLQVTEVLMEEAARQNQSLQVFHIWITGALSPTCYSLIPKLFTTELIRDISTISLHLLDVNSSEESLLGLKMETEDLALSQLHEVTVHSDMTWAFQSADLILFLDDWPSNSETPVEQGDKDHMVSQVAERFRSYGRLVEANAQKDVRVMVAGDSYVNLKCSLLIENAPSVDPCRFVAMATQLEYEARAQLAEKLSVKTTDITDIIVWGNISGSSHVDLQRAKVFRYKGSIWGPTGFSQQVLEMIYDKKWLETDFLSLVALRRRAISLKTNRTAANSATNGILAVLNAWSNCYSSREVFSLGVVSSGRAGNYRASHDTILSHPRVDP; this is encoded by the exons ATGGCTAAGTTTGTGCTAGCAG GGAGGGCAGACTGCCCACACTATGCTAAGACTGAACTGCTGGCAGACCTGCTGCAGAAGATCCTGCCAGATTTCCACATTCACAAGATCTGTGTTCACCCCAGTGACTGGCAG GACTGGCTCGAAGGAACGTGTTCATCAAATGGGTGGAAGCATGAGAGCAGTCCCATAGTGTGGAGAGAGCTGATTGACCGAGGGGGCAAGGGGATGCTTCTTGGGGGGTTCAGTGATTTTTTGGAACATGTACAG GGCTACTATGGTATCACCTCCGATATGGGATCTGAGCAAATGATGAAGATTGCAGCAGAGAATCTGCAGGTGACTGAGGTGCTCATGGAGGAGGCGGCTCGCCAAAATCAGTCACTTCAAGTGTTTCACATCTGGATCACCGG TGCTCTAAGCCCCACTTGCTACAGTCTCATCCCAAAGCTCTTCACCACTGAACTGATCAGGGACATCTCCACCATCAGCCTCCATCTTTTGGACGTGAATAGTAGTGAAGAATCTCTACTGGGTCTTAAAATGGAGACTGAGGACTTGGCCCTGTCTCAGCTCCACGAGGTCACTGTTCACTCTGACATGACCTGGGCCTtccagtcagctgacctcatccTCTTTCTAGATGACTGGCCATCAAATTCTGAGACACCAGTAGAGCAGGGTGACAAGGACCACATGGTGAGCCAGGTGGCAGAGCGGTTTCGATCCTACGGCCGCCTTGTTGAGGCCAATGCGCAGAAGGACGTCAGGGTGATGGTGGCGGGAGACTCGTACGTCAACCTGAAGTGTTCTCTGCTGATTGAGAACGCACCCTCAGTCGACCCCTGTCGCTTTGTGGCAATGGCAACACAGCTGGAGTACGAGGCGAGGGCTCAACTGGCAGAGAAGCTGTCAGTGAAGACCACAG ACATCACTGACATTATCGTTTGGGGCAATATCAGTGGCAGTTCCCATGTTGACCTACAGAGGGCGAAGGTTTTCAGATATAAGGGGTCCATCTGGGGGCCCACAGGCTTTTCTCAGCAAGTATTGGAGATGATTTATGATAA AAAATGGCTGGAGACTGACTTTCTGAGCTTAGTTGCCTTGAGAAGACGTGCTATTTCCCTCAAGACAAACAGGACTGCAGCAAATTCGGCAACCAATGGAATCCTTGCAGTTCTTAATGCTTGGAGCAACTGTTACTCTTCTAGGGAAGTCTTCTCACTGGGTGTAGTCAGTTCAG gtaGGGCTGGAaattacagggcatctcacgatacaatattatcacaccCACGAGTCGACCCTTAA
- the fastkd2 gene encoding FAST kinase domain-containing protein 2, mitochondrial isoform X2, giving the protein MNVLKSGEQMLKRAILSGRFSLVWTQYCPLPYKRPDPIPYCRNCTVPSFHQNSTRTLCSVLPSKDAASDLSRSNEEEHAPFFKMLAECRSPSDVLDLVDSREVYHLHISYCMSQMWKSIKKMSEDQRRCEISLMLAHPSFQKLCHKARVGAPCMSTSQLAYTLSSMVKLGVSQSSVVVQTLLRVMQERLNQLDEKSLSILCYTLKQMESSKNSDALTQGLKLILPEWIPKIQNVIALQNVMCLLGKDTPPVIKKNLQMKALSMADEFTLPNAQHMMRTLATIDLHSKPLLDIFSKRIAENIYGVPYPKMLMVLKSCRELFYRNSNLLSSISDYLATTLSIWSNKQIIFFLLEFEALCFNPVALLDAFAERVIQKPHSFALKDLFSILKIYSSLNHDLKEHKQEFLDGVTLMLESYLPRMTSVQLLRAVSFLCVFGHFPQVLLKKLLQKECLDELLQRGGTEYIGVMNNLHKLDLCLRLDNPPLPPSVSPLPDLHNVLQPNENRLHPRLISALKNLAGEDAVMESVVEANVYFIDAVITLSEAKDILSSPEEHSVTSQNSRRKIASWIGAEWSSGLKR; this is encoded by the exons ATGAACGTCCTGAAATCAGGAGAACAGATGTTGAAGAGGGCCATCCTCTCTGGAAGGTTTTCATTAGTTTGGACCCAGTATTGTCCACTTCCATACAAAAGGCCTGACCCTATTCCCtactgtagaaactgtacagtgcCCTCCTTCCATCAGAACTCCACTAGAACATTGTGCAGTGTCCTTCCCAGTAAGGATGCGGCCAGTGACCTGTCCAGGTCTAATGAGGAGGAGCATGCTCCTTTCTTTAAAATGCTGGCAGAGTGCCGCTCGCCATCTGATGTCCTGGACCTAGTGGACAGCAGAGAAGTTTACCACTTGCACATCAGTTACTGTATGTCACAAATGTGGAAATCCATCAAGAAGATGTCAGAGGATCAGAGGCGCTGCGAGATCAGTCTGATGTTGGCGCATCCAAGCTTCCAGAAGCTGTGCCACAAGGCGAGGGTGGGCGCTCCCTGCATGAGCACCAGTCAACTGGCCTACACCCTGTCGTCTATGGTCAAGCTGGGCGTCTCCCAAAGCAGTGTAGTGGTGCAGACTTTGCTGCGGGTCATGCAG gAAAGGCTGAATCAGTTGGATGAGAAGTCCCTCTCGATTTTGTGCTACACCCTGAAACAGATGGAAAGCAGCAAAAATTCTGATGCACTTACACAAGGATTGAA gCTCATATTGCCGGAGTGGATTCCAAAGATCCAGAATGTGATTGCTCTGCAGAACGTGATGTGCTTGTTAGGGAAAGATACTCCCCCAGTCATAAAGAAGAATCTGCAG ATGAAGGCACTGTCTATGGCGGATGAATTCACTCTGCCCAATGCTCAGCACATGATGCGTACCTTGGCCACCATAGATCTACATTCCAAACCACTGCTGGACATCTTCAGCAAGAGGATAGCTG AAAATATATATGGTGTCCCTTACCCCAAGATGTTGATGGTGCTGAAATCCTGCCGTGAGCtcttttacagaaacagtaatCTCCTCTCGTCCATCTCCGACTACCTGGCCACCACACTCAGCATCTGGAGTAACAAACAG ATAATCTTCTTTTTGTTGGAGTTTGAGGCTCTTTGCTTCAACCCTGTCGCTTTGTTGGATGCATTTGCCGAGCGAGTGATCCAGAAACCACACAGCTTCGCACTCAAAGACCTCTTCAGCATTCTGAAAATCTACTCTTCCCTCAACCATGATCTGAAAGAACATAAGCAGGA GTTCTTGGATGGTGTTACACTTATGCTAGAGTCCTATCTTCCCAGAATGACCTCAGTACAGCTGTTGAGAGCAGTCagctttctctgtgtttttggGCACTTTCCTCAGGTTCTTTTAAAGAAGCTGCTTCAGAAGGAATGTCTGGATGAGCTGCTACAAAGAg GAGGTACAGAGTATATAGGTGTGATGAACAACCTGCACAAGCTGGACCTGTGTTTACGGCTGGACaaccctcctcttcctccctcagTTTCGCCCCTCCCAGACCTCCATAACGTCCTCCAGCCAAATGAGAACCGACTACACCCGAGGCTGATCAGTGCACTGAAGAATTTGGCTGGGGAAGACGCTGTGATGGAATCTGTTGTTGAAGCGAACGTCTATTTCATTG
- the fastkd2 gene encoding FAST kinase domain-containing protein 2, mitochondrial isoform X3, with translation MNVLKSGEQMLKRAILSGRFSLVWTQYCPLPYKRPDPIPYCRNCTVPSFHQNSTRTLCSVLPSKDAASDLSRSNEEEHAPFFKMLAECRSPSDVLDLVDSREVYHLHISYCMSQMWKSIKKMSEDQRRCEISLMLAHPSFQKLCHKARVGAPCMSTSQLAYTLSSMVKLGVSQSSVVVQTLLRVMQERLNQLDEKSLSILCYTLKQMESSKNSDALTQGLKLILPEWIPKIQNVIALQNVMCLLGKDTPPVIKKNLQMKALSMADEFTLPNAQHMMRTLATIDLHSKPLLDIFSKRIAENIYGVPYPKMLMVLKSCRELFYRNSNLLSSISDYLATTLSIWSNKQIIFFLLEFEALCFNPVALLDAFAERVIQKPHSFALKDLFSILKIYSSLNHDLKEHKQEFLDGVTLMLESYLPRMTSVQLLRAVSFLCVFGHFPQVLLKKLLQKECLDELLQRGGTEYIGVMNNLHKLDLCLRLDNPPLPPSVSPLPDLHNVLQPNENRLHPRLISALKNLAGEDAVMESVVEANVYFIDAVITLSEAKDILSSPEEHSVTSQNSRRSQVKISTPCLTKR, from the exons ATGAACGTCCTGAAATCAGGAGAACAGATGTTGAAGAGGGCCATCCTCTCTGGAAGGTTTTCATTAGTTTGGACCCAGTATTGTCCACTTCCATACAAAAGGCCTGACCCTATTCCCtactgtagaaactgtacagtgcCCTCCTTCCATCAGAACTCCACTAGAACATTGTGCAGTGTCCTTCCCAGTAAGGATGCGGCCAGTGACCTGTCCAGGTCTAATGAGGAGGAGCATGCTCCTTTCTTTAAAATGCTGGCAGAGTGCCGCTCGCCATCTGATGTCCTGGACCTAGTGGACAGCAGAGAAGTTTACCACTTGCACATCAGTTACTGTATGTCACAAATGTGGAAATCCATCAAGAAGATGTCAGAGGATCAGAGGCGCTGCGAGATCAGTCTGATGTTGGCGCATCCAAGCTTCCAGAAGCTGTGCCACAAGGCGAGGGTGGGCGCTCCCTGCATGAGCACCAGTCAACTGGCCTACACCCTGTCGTCTATGGTCAAGCTGGGCGTCTCCCAAAGCAGTGTAGTGGTGCAGACTTTGCTGCGGGTCATGCAG gAAAGGCTGAATCAGTTGGATGAGAAGTCCCTCTCGATTTTGTGCTACACCCTGAAACAGATGGAAAGCAGCAAAAATTCTGATGCACTTACACAAGGATTGAA gCTCATATTGCCGGAGTGGATTCCAAAGATCCAGAATGTGATTGCTCTGCAGAACGTGATGTGCTTGTTAGGGAAAGATACTCCCCCAGTCATAAAGAAGAATCTGCAG ATGAAGGCACTGTCTATGGCGGATGAATTCACTCTGCCCAATGCTCAGCACATGATGCGTACCTTGGCCACCATAGATCTACATTCCAAACCACTGCTGGACATCTTCAGCAAGAGGATAGCTG AAAATATATATGGTGTCCCTTACCCCAAGATGTTGATGGTGCTGAAATCCTGCCGTGAGCtcttttacagaaacagtaatCTCCTCTCGTCCATCTCCGACTACCTGGCCACCACACTCAGCATCTGGAGTAACAAACAG ATAATCTTCTTTTTGTTGGAGTTTGAGGCTCTTTGCTTCAACCCTGTCGCTTTGTTGGATGCATTTGCCGAGCGAGTGATCCAGAAACCACACAGCTTCGCACTCAAAGACCTCTTCAGCATTCTGAAAATCTACTCTTCCCTCAACCATGATCTGAAAGAACATAAGCAGGA GTTCTTGGATGGTGTTACACTTATGCTAGAGTCCTATCTTCCCAGAATGACCTCAGTACAGCTGTTGAGAGCAGTCagctttctctgtgtttttggGCACTTTCCTCAGGTTCTTTTAAAGAAGCTGCTTCAGAAGGAATGTCTGGATGAGCTGCTACAAAGAg GAGGTACAGAGTATATAGGTGTGATGAACAACCTGCACAAGCTGGACCTGTGTTTACGGCTGGACaaccctcctcttcctccctcagTTTCGCCCCTCCCAGACCTCCATAACGTCCTCCAGCCAAATGAGAACCGACTACACCCGAGGCTGATCAGTGCACTGAAGAATTTGGCTGGGGAAGACGCTGTGATGGAATCTGTTGTTGAAGCGAACGTCTATTTCATTG